The following proteins are co-located in the Xiphophorus hellerii strain 12219 chromosome 2, Xiphophorus_hellerii-4.1, whole genome shotgun sequence genome:
- the LOC116729439 gene encoding ubiquitin-conjugating enzyme E2 H-like codes for MSSPSPGKRRMDTDVVKLIESKHEVTILSGLNEFVVKFHGPPGTPYEGGVWKVRVDLPDKYPFKSPSIGFMNKIFHPNIDEASGTVCLDVINQTWTALYDLTNIFESFLPQLLAYPNPIDPLNGDAAAMYLHRPEDYKHKIKEYIQKYATEEALKEQEEGGGDSSSESSMSDFSEDEAQDMEL; via the exons CATTGAGAGCAAACACGAGGTCACTATCCTGAGTGGACTGAATGAGTTTGTGGTCAAGTTCCACGGACCACCTGGAA caCCGTATGAAGGAGGCGTGTGGAAGGTTCGGGTGGACCTGCCAGATAAATATCCATTCAAATCACCGTCAATAG gttttatgaACAAAATCTTTCATCCCAATATCGATGAAGC GTCAGGAACCGTGTGTTTAGATGTAATCAACCAGACATGGACGGCCCTCTACG ACCTCACCAACATCTTTGAGTCCTTTCTCCCTCAGCTGCTCGCCTACCCCAACCCCATCGACCCTCTGAACGGGGACGCCGCCGCCATGTACCTGCACCGGCCAGAGGACTATAAACACAAGATCAAAG AATACATCCAGAAGTACGCCACAGAGGAGGCTCTaaaggagcaggaggagggcgGAGGCGACTCCTCCTCCGAGAGCTCAATGTCGGACTTTTCCGAGGACGAGGCTCAGGATATGGAGTTGTAG